A portion of the Paenibacillus hamazuiensis genome contains these proteins:
- a CDS encoding sulfatase-like hydrolase/transferase — MKPNVIVFFTDQQRWDTTGVHGNPLGLTPHFDLMAKYGTHLEYTFTCQPVCGPARSCLQTGMYATTTGCYTNGIPLREKLPTLAHYFNEHGYETGYIGKWHLAATRTEPVPKHLRGGYGYWLAADSLEHTSDAYNTVMYDNENRTVKLPGYRVDAMTDAAIRFIDERKDKPFFLFLSYLEPHHQNHRDDYPAPLVYRDTYTGRYIPPDLAALGGNAHQQLGGYYGMVKRLDEALGRIMDALHSLDLTEDTIILFTSDHGSHFKTRNSEYKRSCHESSIRIPAALYGGCFTGGGTVRELVSLVDMPPTLLEAADIAVPSHMQGRSVVPLLRGDKADWPQEVFVQISESEVGRAIRTRRWKYGVTAPDRDPIKDPGSERYVEQYLYDLHADPYELTNLIGMESHAAVAEKLRERLIRRMTESGEVAPVIEPAPAKASGQRKVYEHEYLM; from the coding sequence ATGAAACCGAACGTCATTGTGTTTTTTACCGATCAGCAGCGCTGGGATACGACAGGTGTTCACGGGAATCCGCTGGGGCTGACTCCCCATTTCGACCTGATGGCGAAATACGGTACCCACCTCGAATACACATTTACTTGCCAGCCTGTGTGCGGTCCCGCCAGATCGTGCCTTCAGACGGGGATGTATGCAACGACGACCGGTTGTTACACAAACGGAATACCGCTTAGAGAAAAACTCCCTACGCTCGCGCATTATTTTAACGAACACGGCTATGAAACCGGTTATATCGGAAAATGGCATTTGGCGGCGACCCGAACCGAGCCGGTGCCGAAGCATTTGCGCGGAGGCTACGGCTACTGGCTGGCCGCCGATTCGCTGGAGCATACGTCGGACGCTTACAACACCGTGATGTACGACAACGAGAACCGCACCGTCAAGCTGCCGGGCTACCGGGTCGACGCCATGACGGATGCGGCGATCCGCTTTATCGACGAGCGCAAGGACAAGCCGTTTTTCCTGTTCTTGTCCTACCTGGAGCCGCATCATCAAAACCACCGCGACGATTATCCGGCTCCGCTCGTATACCGCGATACCTATACGGGCCGCTACATCCCGCCGGATTTGGCGGCGCTCGGCGGAAACGCGCATCAGCAGCTCGGGGGCTACTACGGCATGGTGAAGCGGCTCGATGAAGCGCTCGGGCGCATCATGGACGCGCTCCACAGCCTGGACCTTACGGAAGACACGATCATCCTGTTCACGTCCGATCACGGCTCGCACTTCAAGACGCGCAACAGCGAATACAAGCGTTCGTGCCACGAGAGCTCGATCCGCATTCCGGCCGCCCTGTACGGCGGCTGCTTTACCGGCGGCGGCACGGTGAGGGAGCTGGTCAGCCTGGTCGACATGCCGCCGACCCTGCTCGAAGCGGCGGATATCGCCGTTCCGTCGCATATGCAGGGCCGCTCGGTCGTGCCGCTGCTGAGAGGCGACAAAGCGGACTGGCCGCAGGAGGTATTCGTCCAGATCAGCGAATCCGAGGTCGGAAGGGCGATCCGCACCCGCCGCTGGAAATACGGGGTGACCGCGCCGGATCGCGACCCGATCAAGGATCCGGGCTCGGAGCGGTACGTCGAGCAGTATTTGTACGACCTGCACGCCGACCCTTACGAGCTGACGAATTTGATCGGGATGGAATCCCATGCCGCCGTAGCCGAAAAGCTGCGTGAGCGGCTCATCCGGCGGATGACCGAAAGCGGCGAAGTGGCGCCCGTCATCGAGCCGGCGCCGGCGAAAGCAAGCGGGCAGCGCAAGGTGTACGAGCACGAATACCTCATGTAA